From Pseudomonas fluorescens, one genomic window encodes:
- a CDS encoding MFS transporter, with amino-acid sequence MSRSINVQLEEKPMEAFQWVVIALCFLINMLDGFDVLVMAFTAASVSSEWGLGGIELGYLLSAGLIGMALGSLFIAPWADRFGRRPVILLCISIAGLGMLASSQASSVSMLGGLRFLTGLGIGGVLASSYVIAGEYANRKWRSLAISLQSTAYALGATIGGLIAAQIIPHLGWRAVFLYGGIVTLLVLPVMYWLLPESIAFLIARQPRNALQRLNRLLSRVGIQLITAMPPLQSSTQASWRETFAGLFSRELLRSTLLVWAGFFLVMFGFYFVMSWTPKLLVSAGLSNQQGITAGVLLNVGGIVGTSLIGLLAARYRLPRVLISYLCLNALFLGLFVHFTDNLNLAFALVLMIGILVNGCVAGLYALTPSLYGPEQRVTALGWAIGMGRMGAILSPLVAGRLIDASWRPADLYLLFACAFVVAAVAVWLMSSHLTVRAALKPAA; translated from the coding sequence ATGAGTCGGTCCATCAATGTTCAACTGGAAGAGAAGCCCATGGAGGCTTTCCAATGGGTGGTGATCGCCCTGTGTTTCCTGATCAACATGCTCGACGGCTTCGATGTACTGGTGATGGCGTTCACCGCCGCCTCCGTGTCCAGCGAGTGGGGGCTTGGCGGCATTGAGTTGGGTTACCTGTTGAGTGCCGGCCTGATCGGCATGGCGCTGGGGTCGCTGTTTATCGCGCCCTGGGCTGACCGCTTCGGTCGTCGGCCGGTGATTCTGCTGTGCATTTCCATCGCCGGGCTGGGGATGCTGGCGTCGTCGCAGGCATCGTCCGTGAGCATGCTTGGCGGATTGCGCTTCCTGACGGGCCTGGGCATTGGCGGTGTGCTGGCGAGCAGCTACGTGATTGCCGGGGAGTATGCCAACCGCAAATGGCGCAGCCTGGCGATCAGCCTGCAATCGACCGCCTATGCCCTGGGTGCAACGATCGGCGGCCTCATCGCCGCGCAGATCATTCCGCACCTGGGCTGGCGCGCGGTGTTTCTGTATGGCGGCATCGTCACCTTGTTGGTGCTGCCCGTCATGTATTGGCTGCTTCCCGAGTCCATCGCCTTTCTCATCGCGCGTCAGCCTCGCAATGCCCTGCAGCGGCTCAATCGGCTATTGAGCCGAGTTGGCATTCAGCTAATCACCGCCATGCCGCCCCTTCAGTCAAGTACCCAGGCTTCCTGGCGCGAGACCTTTGCCGGGCTGTTTTCCAGGGAACTGCTGCGCTCCACCCTGCTGGTCTGGGCGGGATTCTTCCTGGTCATGTTCGGCTTCTATTTCGTCATGAGCTGGACCCCCAAGCTGCTGGTTTCAGCGGGACTTTCCAATCAGCAGGGCATCACGGCCGGGGTACTGCTCAATGTCGGCGGAATCGTCGGCACATCGCTGATCGGCCTGCTTGCGGCACGCTATCGGTTGCCAAGGGTGCTGATCAGCTATCTGTGCCTGAACGCCCTGTTTCTCGGTCTTTTCGTGCATTTCACCGACAACCTCAACCTGGCGTTCGCGCTGGTGCTGATGATCGGGATTCTGGTGAATGGCTGTGTGGCCGGCCTGTATGCGCTGACACCGAGCCTGTACGGGCCCGAGCAGCGCGTCACGGCGCTGGGCTGGGCCATCGGCATGGGCCGGATGGGGGCAATCCTCTCGCCGCTGGTGGCTGGCCGTTTGATCGATGCCAGTTGGCGGCCCGCCGATCTCTACCTGCTGTTTGCCTGCGCATTTGTGGTCGCGGCCGTCGCAGTGTGGCTGATGAGCAGTCATTTAACGGTACGGGCTGCACTCAAGCCTGCCGCCTGA
- a CDS encoding carbohydrate porin: MFFAVRFSTTGLLIGLTCTTALPAFAGNDSRSTLSGDWGGLRHQMEEDGLTLTGDYSGETAYNADGGLHRSARYSQNIKLGARFDLDKLYGLDNAGKVQLTLNDRRGQSASEDLVGNRLPIQENYGGLYTRLTELSYERNLLTPALNVKLGYMAMGNDLGGLDSGILCNFMNAGFCGHPLNMSGGSGWTNYPNAHLGVRVKYDLSPAWQLRVAAFNVDPESNGNSSRAWHLGPKHTTGTVVPIELVYKRTGELPGEYKVGYYYDSSEAKRIGSDGEVSGRGGHYLLVDQALWRSPASSGRSLHAFGQYSAASEAASPFSKWYGTGLVLYQPFASRPRDTLALGYGRAVPNPRSRDVQQDTALANGTAFPDLDSAEQLIELGYGYQATSWLTLRPNLQYIIEPGAFSGQDIDNALVFGLQVKAAL; encoded by the coding sequence ATGTTTTTCGCTGTTCGCTTTTCGACTACAGGCCTGCTGATTGGCCTGACCTGCACCACCGCCCTGCCCGCTTTTGCCGGCAACGATTCACGCAGCACCCTGAGCGGTGACTGGGGCGGCCTGCGCCACCAGATGGAGGAAGATGGCCTCACATTGACTGGCGACTACAGCGGCGAAACCGCCTATAACGCCGATGGCGGCCTGCACCGTTCGGCGCGCTATTCACAGAACATCAAGCTCGGCGCCAGGTTCGACCTGGACAAACTGTATGGCCTGGACAACGCCGGCAAGGTCCAGTTGACCCTCAACGACCGCCGCGGCCAAAGCGCTTCCGAGGACCTGGTGGGCAACCGCTTGCCGATCCAGGAGAACTACGGTGGCCTCTACACTCGCCTGACCGAACTCAGTTATGAACGCAATCTGTTGACCCCGGCGCTTAACGTGAAACTGGGTTACATGGCGATGGGTAACGACCTCGGCGGCCTCGACAGCGGCATCCTCTGCAACTTCATGAACGCCGGTTTCTGCGGGCATCCGCTGAACATGTCCGGTGGCAGCGGCTGGACCAACTACCCCAATGCCCACCTGGGCGTGCGGGTCAAATACGACCTGTCGCCTGCCTGGCAGTTGCGTGTCGCAGCCTTCAATGTCGACCCCGAAAGCAACGGCAACTCCAGCCGCGCCTGGCACCTGGGGCCCAAGCACACCACCGGTACCGTGGTCCCCATCGAACTGGTGTACAAGCGCACCGGCGAATTGCCCGGCGAATACAAAGTCGGCTACTACTACGACAGCTCAGAGGCCAAACGCATCGGCAGTGATGGCGAGGTCTCTGGCCGTGGCGGCCATTACCTGCTGGTGGATCAAGCCCTGTGGCGCTCGCCAGCATCCAGCGGCCGCAGCCTGCATGCTTTCGGTCAGTACTCGGCAGCCAGCGAGGCGGCCTCGCCGTTCAGCAAGTGGTACGGCACCGGCCTGGTGCTGTACCAACCATTCGCCAGCCGCCCCCGGGATACCCTCGCTTTGGGCTATGGCCGCGCCGTGCCCAATCCACGCAGCCGCGATGTCCAGCAAGACACCGCGCTGGCTAACGGCACGGCGTTCCCCGACCTGGACAGCGCCGAACAACTGATCGAACTGGGCTATGGCTACCAGGCTACCTCCTGGCTGACCCTTCGCCCGAACCTGCAGTACATCATCGAGCCGGGGGCGTTTTCCGGGCAGGACATCGATAATGCACTGGTGTTTGGACTGCAGGTGAAAGCGGCGCTGTAA
- a CDS encoding type 1 glutamine amidotransferase domain-containing protein → MKVLMVLTSHDQLGDTGLKTGFWLEEFAAPYYVFKDAGAEVVLASPAGGQPPLDPKSELPDFQTEMTRRFNADAAAQQALATTVKLDTVNAMDFDTVFYPGGHGPLWDLAESQTSIDLIESFERAGKPIGFVCHAPGALRHVRAADGEPLIKGRRVTGFTNGEEAAVQLTDVVPFLIEDEFQRLGGVYEKGADWAPFVVEDDKLITGQNPASSEAVAKALLAQLK, encoded by the coding sequence ATGAAAGTGCTGATGGTTCTCACCTCCCACGACCAACTGGGTGACACCGGATTGAAAACCGGATTCTGGCTTGAAGAGTTCGCCGCGCCTTACTACGTGTTCAAGGATGCCGGTGCCGAAGTGGTGCTGGCGTCGCCGGCTGGCGGCCAGCCGCCCCTGGATCCGAAGAGTGAGTTACCTGATTTCCAAACCGAAATGACCCGTCGCTTCAACGCTGATGCTGCCGCCCAGCAGGCGTTGGCCACGACCGTCAAGCTCGATACGGTCAATGCGATGGACTTCGACACGGTGTTTTACCCAGGTGGCCATGGTCCTCTATGGGATTTGGCCGAGTCGCAGACCTCCATCGACCTGATCGAGTCCTTCGAGCGCGCGGGCAAGCCCATCGGTTTCGTCTGCCACGCGCCGGGGGCGCTGCGCCACGTACGGGCGGCGGATGGCGAGCCGCTGATCAAGGGGCGCCGGGTCACCGGTTTCACCAATGGCGAGGAGGCCGCAGTGCAGTTGACCGATGTGGTGCCGTTTTTGATCGAAGACGAGTTCCAGCGACTGGGAGGGGTTTACGAGAAGGGCGCCGATTGGGCACCCTTCGTGGTTGAAGACGACAAACTGATCACCGGCCAGAATCCCGCCAGCTCCGAAGCGGTGGCCAAGGCATTGCTTGCCCAGTTGAAGTGA
- a CDS encoding aromatic ring-hydroxylating dioxygenase subunit alpha, which translates to MSTSTLAHEIAAPAALPKFPLNQWYVAGFAWELKDQPLGRTLLGKPLVLFRTADGRPAALEDRCCHRALPLSHGTLEERGVRCGYHGLLFNGDGQCLEVPGQAKIPSKAKVPAYPVRERDQLIWVWFGNADQPQPNCEPPAYEFHSNDDYLFEGGAYHYDAPYQLIHDNLLDLSHLGYVHLRTIGGNASIHMNAQMRVDSDDTHVKVTRHMPGSQPPPTYTAAYPFQGKVDRWQEIEFHVSHLRIWTGAADAGTESLDDPQRGGFHMRGFHGVTPETETTSHYFWTMATNPKDNREAIAAKVVEQTVLTFDEDKGVIEAQYQNMLEFADRPMVDIHVDVGANRARRIIEQLRQQS; encoded by the coding sequence ATGAGTACATCGACACTCGCCCATGAAATTGCAGCACCTGCCGCTTTGCCGAAATTTCCGTTGAATCAATGGTACGTCGCCGGATTCGCCTGGGAACTCAAGGACCAGCCGCTGGGCCGGACCCTGCTGGGCAAGCCGCTGGTGCTGTTCCGCACCGCCGATGGCCGGCCGGCAGCCCTGGAAGATCGCTGCTGCCATCGAGCCCTGCCGCTGTCCCATGGCACCCTGGAAGAACGCGGCGTGCGTTGCGGTTATCACGGCCTGCTGTTCAATGGTGACGGCCAATGCCTGGAAGTGCCCGGCCAGGCGAAGATCCCGTCGAAAGCCAAGGTGCCGGCGTACCCGGTGCGCGAGCGCGATCAACTGATCTGGGTCTGGTTCGGTAACGCCGATCAGCCGCAGCCGAACTGCGAGCCGCCGGCCTACGAGTTCCACAGCAACGACGACTACCTCTTCGAAGGCGGCGCCTATCACTACGATGCGCCCTATCAGTTGATCCACGACAACCTGCTGGATCTCAGCCACCTGGGCTACGTGCACCTGCGCACCATCGGTGGCAACGCCAGCATCCACATGAATGCGCAGATGCGTGTCGACAGCGACGACACCCACGTCAAGGTGACCCGGCATATGCCCGGCTCGCAGCCGCCACCCACCTACACCGCGGCCTATCCGTTCCAGGGCAAGGTCGATCGCTGGCAGGAAATCGAGTTCCACGTCAGCCACCTGCGCATCTGGACCGGTGCCGCCGATGCCGGCACCGAATCACTGGATGACCCGCAACGAGGCGGCTTCCATATGCGCGGTTTCCACGGTGTGACACCGGAAACCGAAACCACCAGCCACTACTTCTGGACCATGGCCACCAACCCCAAGGACAACCGCGAAGCCATCGCCGCGAAAGTGGTCGAGCAGACGGTCCTGACCTTCGACGAAGACAAAGGGGTGATCGAAGCCCAGTACCAGAACATGCTCGAGTTCGCTGACCGGCCCATGGTCGACATCCATGTCGATGTCGGCGCCAATCGAGCCCGGAGAATTATTGAACAGCTTCGCCAACAGTCCTGA
- a CDS encoding PDR/VanB family oxidoreductase, with product MLEVYVSRKTPEADGVCSFELIAAHGAELPAFSAGSHVDVQVAPGLTRQYSLCNAPHERGRYLIAVLNEPASRGGSRGMHADIAQGSTLAISAPRNLFDLDLSGERYLLFAGGIGITPILAMAHALIAAGKRFELHYCGRSFERLAFTAMLGEAPFARHVQVHVDDGPAQQRLDAARILAMANPGDQLYVCGPSGFMAHIQSTAKACGWSDEQIHREDFAAPPQVLEGDQPFEIELSRSGQVLQVPAHQTALEVLLEHDVEIESSCEQGICGSCITQVLAGEPEHRDQWMSAAQHARNDSFTPCCSRSRSPRLVLDL from the coding sequence ATGCTTGAAGTTTATGTCTCTCGTAAAACCCCTGAAGCTGACGGCGTCTGTAGCTTTGAACTGATCGCTGCCCATGGCGCAGAACTGCCGGCCTTCAGCGCCGGCTCGCACGTCGATGTGCAGGTGGCGCCAGGCCTAACCCGTCAGTATTCGCTGTGCAACGCGCCCCATGAGCGCGGCCGTTACCTGATTGCAGTGCTCAACGAGCCGGCCTCCCGGGGCGGATCCCGGGGCATGCACGCTGACATTGCACAGGGGTCGACACTCGCCATCAGCGCCCCGCGCAACCTGTTCGACCTGGACCTCAGCGGCGAGCGTTACCTGTTGTTCGCCGGCGGCATCGGCATCACCCCGATCCTGGCGATGGCCCATGCCCTGATCGCTGCAGGCAAGCGCTTCGAACTGCACTACTGCGGCCGCTCCTTCGAACGCCTGGCGTTCACCGCGATGCTGGGCGAAGCGCCGTTCGCCAGGCACGTCCAGGTGCATGTCGACGATGGTCCGGCGCAACAGCGCCTGGATGCTGCACGGATCCTCGCGATGGCAAACCCGGGCGACCAGCTCTACGTCTGCGGGCCTTCAGGATTCATGGCGCACATTCAGAGCACGGCCAAGGCCTGTGGCTGGAGCGATGAGCAGATCCACCGCGAGGACTTTGCCGCGCCGCCGCAGGTGCTGGAAGGTGATCAGCCCTTCGAGATCGAGCTCTCACGCTCGGGCCAAGTCCTGCAGGTTCCCGCGCACCAGACCGCCCTTGAAGTGCTGCTGGAGCACGACGTGGAGATTGAAAGCTCCTGCGAACAAGGCATCTGCGGCTCGTGCATCACCCAGGTCCTGGCCGGCGAGCCCGAGCACCGCGATCAGTGGATGAGTGCCGCGCAGCACGCCCGTAACGACAGTTTCACCCCCTGCTGTTCGCGCTCGCGCAGTCCACGCCTGGTGCTGGACCTATGA
- a CDS encoding MarR family winged helix-turn-helix transcriptional regulator, which translates to MTPASPLNLDRYVPALLTFLTNKMSSGASACYRKHFGIGIVEWRVLSMLAVEDRISANRVVQVVGLDKSAVSRSLQTLERDGYVSTVVDAKDARRYTVSLTDSGRELHDRVLVVALKREELLLSALKEEEVDLLIGFLHRMSGQLDAVNAIEPDVQA; encoded by the coding sequence ATGACCCCAGCCTCGCCCCTCAATCTGGATCGCTACGTTCCCGCGCTCCTGACCTTCCTCACCAACAAGATGTCGAGTGGCGCATCGGCCTGCTATCGCAAGCATTTCGGCATCGGCATCGTTGAATGGCGGGTGTTGTCGATGCTCGCGGTCGAAGACCGGATCAGCGCCAACCGGGTGGTGCAGGTGGTGGGCCTGGACAAGAGTGCGGTCAGCCGTTCGTTGCAGACGCTGGAGCGTGACGGCTATGTCTCGACTGTGGTCGATGCCAAGGATGCGCGGCGCTACACGGTGTCGCTGACGGATTCCGGGCGTGAGTTGCATGACCGGGTGCTGGTCGTTGCCCTTAAGCGTGAAGAGTTGCTGCTGTCGGCCCTGAAGGAGGAGGAGGTCGACCTGCTGATTGGCTTCCTGCACCGGATGAGCGGGCAGTTGGATGCGGTGAATGCGATAGAGCCGGATGTTCAGGCGTAG
- a CDS encoding MaoC/PaaZ C-terminal domain-containing protein, giving the protein MAEKTLYWEDLTLGRTWTARQSAPITTQQIIAFAAEYDPLDMHMDPDLARASPLGVHCASGIQTFAISQRLMCDALLLQTHVVAGGKIDGVRMVAPVVAGDRLELTTHVVRSEPHTRDPGRGWVTFKVEVATAEGKTVLLYEVTVLVLRDGPG; this is encoded by the coding sequence GTGGCAGAAAAAACGCTGTATTGGGAAGACCTGACGCTGGGTAGAACCTGGACAGCCAGGCAATCGGCGCCCATCACCACCCAACAGATCATCGCTTTCGCCGCCGAGTACGATCCCCTCGATATGCATATGGACCCTGACCTCGCCCGCGCCAGTCCGCTGGGCGTGCATTGCGCCAGCGGCATTCAGACCTTTGCGATCTCGCAGCGCTTGATGTGCGACGCCTTGCTGCTGCAAACCCATGTGGTGGCGGGGGGCAAGATCGATGGTGTGCGGATGGTCGCCCCGGTAGTGGCGGGCGACCGGCTCGAGCTTACCACCCACGTCGTTCGCTCCGAGCCACACACCCGCGACCCCGGACGTGGTTGGGTGACCTTCAAGGTCGAGGTCGCCACCGCCGAGGGCAAAACCGTGCTGCTGTATGAAGTGACGGTGCTGGTCCTGCGTGACGGACCGGGCTAA
- a CDS encoding chorismate mutase produces the protein MDIECTSIEDVRRHIDQIDREVVALLGRRGKFVTQAAAFKKTTEDVRAPARVEQVIHKVRGLADETGASPAVVEKVYRAMIAAFIEEELQTHAHLHAGR, from the coding sequence ATGGACATTGAATGCACATCGATCGAGGACGTACGTCGGCACATCGATCAAATTGATCGTGAGGTGGTAGCGCTACTGGGCAGACGGGGCAAGTTCGTCACCCAGGCGGCAGCTTTCAAGAAAACCACCGAGGACGTGCGCGCACCGGCCCGGGTAGAACAAGTGATTCACAAGGTTCGCGGGCTGGCCGACGAAACCGGCGCCTCGCCTGCGGTGGTGGAGAAGGTCTACCGGGCGATGATCGCGGCCTTTATCGAGGAAGAGCTGCAGACCCATGCGCACTTGCACGCTGGGCGCTGA
- a CDS encoding OprD family porin has product MCINSFNFRSTGLGLLAALLAQSALADFVNDSSATLTTRNFYLDRDYKGQSPYSAAREWAQGFIFKANSGFTEGTLGFGVDVTGLAGFKLDSSPDRTGTQLLAYNPVTREARDEYSELGLALKSKISRTRLSVGTQFPALPVINASPARLLPQSFRGAYLISDDVDKLTVHAGRMDRVNLRDSTDYQPIALASPNGRFRAGASSERFDFYGGDYRWTDNLTLRLIHAQLRDIYTQDFFGVLHSLPLGAGKLKSDIRLFNSRDDGQARAGKVDNLNIGGMFSYLWSGHSLGLGYMQQSGDSAFPYIAGGEPVVLSDGTMSADFVNPKERTWVVKYDYDFAAVGVPGLTGMLRYLHGDNIKLPALGGNDLTESSKDLELAYVIQSGPAKGLGFRLREAFYRNQQGPASTFRSDNETRVNIDYTFKVW; this is encoded by the coding sequence ATGTGCATCAACTCTTTCAACTTCAGGTCGACGGGCCTGGGGCTGCTTGCGGCGTTGCTGGCGCAAAGTGCGTTGGCCGATTTCGTCAACGACAGCAGTGCGACGCTGACCACCCGCAACTTTTACCTGGATCGCGACTACAAGGGACAAAGCCCCTACTCCGCTGCACGTGAATGGGCCCAGGGTTTTATCTTCAAGGCCAATTCCGGTTTCACCGAGGGCACCCTAGGGTTTGGTGTCGATGTCACGGGCTTGGCCGGGTTCAAGCTCGATTCGTCGCCTGATCGCACCGGTACCCAATTGCTGGCGTACAACCCGGTTACCCGCGAGGCACGGGACGAATACTCGGAGCTGGGACTGGCACTGAAAAGCAAGATCTCCAGGACCCGGTTGTCCGTCGGCACCCAGTTTCCTGCCTTGCCGGTGATCAACGCCAGCCCCGCCCGGCTCCTGCCGCAATCGTTTCGTGGGGCCTACCTGATCTCCGATGACGTAGACAAACTGACCGTTCATGCCGGGCGCATGGATAGGGTCAATCTGCGCGACTCCACGGACTACCAGCCGATTGCCCTGGCATCGCCCAATGGTCGTTTCAGAGCGGGAGCGAGCTCTGAACGGTTCGACTTCTATGGCGGTGACTACCGCTGGACCGACAACCTGACCCTGCGGCTTATCCATGCCCAGTTGCGGGACATCTATACCCAGGATTTCTTTGGCGTGCTGCATTCACTGCCACTGGGAGCGGGCAAGTTGAAATCGGATATTCGCCTGTTCAACAGTCGAGACGATGGTCAGGCCAGGGCAGGCAAGGTCGACAACCTGAATATCGGTGGCATGTTCAGCTATCTCTGGAGCGGTCACAGCCTGGGGCTCGGCTACATGCAGCAGTCTGGCGACAGCGCTTTTCCCTACATCGCCGGCGGCGAGCCTGTGGTGCTGAGCGACGGCACCATGAGCGCCGACTTCGTCAACCCCAAGGAGCGAACGTGGGTGGTCAAGTACGACTACGACTTCGCCGCCGTTGGAGTTCCCGGCCTGACGGGCATGCTGCGCTACCTGCACGGAGACAACATCAAGTTGCCCGCGCTGGGCGGCAATGATCTCACCGAGTCATCGAAAGATCTCGAACTGGCCTATGTGATCCAGTCCGGCCCGGCGAAAGGCCTGGGCTTTCGGCTCAGAGAAGCGTTCTACCGAAACCAGCAAGGGCCCGCGTCAACCTTCAGGAGTGACAACGAAACGCGGGTGAACATCGACTACACCTTTAAAGTCTGGTGA
- a CDS encoding glucose/quinate/shikimate family membrane-bound PQQ-dependent dehydrogenase, giving the protein MKHNQRLSGVAKFIVIGLGVIIALLGLALAAGGVKLVSLGGSWYFLVGGLVMAVSGLLIARSKPAGAWLFAAFLLGTAIWAVSDAGLVFWPLFSRLFMFGAVGLAVTLVYPLLKRANGEVGGRGAYAVAAVLAIGLAVAAGNMFVAHPTVAATGTGPGLTPVEPAKAQKDWAHYGNTEGGSRFAALDQINRGNVDKLQVAWTYHTGDVAESDGNGAEDQLTPLQIGNKVFICTPHNNLIALDADTGKELWKNSINAQSKVWQRCRGMAYFDATQPIVQPSNSTIIEPQPAAAANCQRRLLTNTIDARLIAVDADTGEFCRGFGNNGQVDLKAGLGDVPDSYYQLSSAPLMAGTTVVVGGRVADNVQADMPGGVIRGFDVITGAQRWAFDPGNPQDRNAPAEGSTYVRSTPNSWAPMSYDPATNTVFLPMGSSSTDIYGVERSKLDHTYGASILALDASSGEERWVYQTVHNDLWDFDLPMQPSLIDFTKDGKTVPALVIGTKAGQIYVLDRATGKPLTEVKEVPVKAANIPNEPYSPTQPKSVGMPQIGAQHLSESDMWGATPYDQLLCRIDFKGMRYDGLYTAPGTDKSLSFPGSLGGMNWGSISTDPVHGFIFVNDMRLGLWIQMIPSQNKGQAAGGGEALNTGMGAVPLKGTPYAVNKNRFLSVAGIPCQAPPFGTLTAIDMKTQKVAWQVPVGTVEDTGPLGIRMHLPIKVGLPTLGGTLSTQGGLIFIAGTQDFYLRAFNSGNGEEVWKARLPVGSQGGPMTYVSPKTGKQYVVITAGGARQSTDRGDYVMAYALP; this is encoded by the coding sequence GTGAAGCACAATCAACGCCTCTCGGGCGTAGCGAAATTCATCGTGATCGGGCTGGGGGTGATCATTGCCCTGCTCGGCCTGGCACTGGCGGCGGGCGGAGTGAAGCTGGTCAGCCTGGGCGGGTCCTGGTACTTCCTGGTGGGTGGTCTGGTGATGGCCGTGTCCGGCCTGCTGATCGCCCGCAGCAAGCCTGCCGGCGCCTGGTTGTTCGCCGCGTTCCTGCTGGGCACGGCGATCTGGGCGGTGAGCGATGCCGGACTGGTGTTCTGGCCGCTGTTCTCACGCCTGTTCATGTTCGGCGCGGTGGGCCTGGCGGTGACCCTGGTCTATCCCCTGCTCAAGCGCGCCAACGGTGAGGTGGGTGGTCGCGGTGCCTACGCCGTTGCAGCCGTATTGGCGATAGGCCTGGCGGTGGCTGCGGGCAATATGTTCGTCGCCCATCCCACTGTGGCTGCCACCGGCACCGGCCCGGGCCTGACGCCTGTCGAGCCGGCCAAGGCGCAGAAGGACTGGGCGCATTACGGCAATACCGAAGGCGGTAGCCGTTTCGCCGCGCTGGACCAGATCAATCGCGGCAATGTCGACAAGTTGCAAGTAGCCTGGACCTACCACACCGGTGACGTCGCCGAGAGCGATGGCAACGGTGCCGAAGACCAGCTCACCCCGCTGCAGATCGGCAACAAGGTGTTCATCTGCACCCCGCACAACAACCTCATCGCCCTCGATGCCGACACCGGCAAAGAGCTCTGGAAAAACTCGATCAACGCCCAGTCGAAAGTCTGGCAGCGCTGCCGTGGCATGGCTTACTTCGATGCCACCCAGCCGATTGTCCAGCCGAGCAACTCGACCATCATCGAGCCTCAACCGGCGGCGGCCGCCAACTGCCAGCGACGCTTGCTGACCAACACCATCGACGCCCGACTGATCGCGGTCGATGCCGACACCGGCGAGTTCTGCCGGGGTTTCGGCAACAACGGCCAGGTCGATCTCAAGGCCGGTCTGGGTGATGTGCCGGACAGCTACTACCAGTTGTCTTCCGCGCCGCTGATGGCCGGTACCACGGTAGTGGTCGGCGGTCGTGTCGCCGACAACGTGCAGGCCGACATGCCTGGCGGCGTGATCCGTGGTTTCGACGTGATCACCGGCGCCCAGCGTTGGGCGTTCGATCCGGGCAACCCCCAGGATCGCAATGCACCGGCCGAAGGCAGCACCTATGTACGCAGCACCCCGAACAGCTGGGCGCCGATGTCCTATGACCCGGCGACCAATACCGTGTTCCTGCCGATGGGCAGCTCGTCCACCGACATCTACGGTGTGGAACGCAGCAAGCTCGATCACACCTACGGCGCCTCGATCCTCGCGCTGGATGCCAGCAGCGGTGAAGAACGCTGGGTGTACCAGACCGTGCACAACGATCTCTGGGACTTCGACCTGCCGATGCAGCCGAGCCTGATCGACTTCACCAAGGACGGCAAAACCGTGCCGGCGTTGGTCATCGGCACCAAGGCCGGGCAGATCTACGTGCTCGACCGCGCCACCGGCAAGCCGCTGACCGAGGTCAAGGAAGTACCGGTCAAGGCCGCCAACATCCCCAACGAGCCCTACTCGCCGACCCAGCCAAAATCGGTGGGTATGCCGCAGATCGGCGCCCAGCACCTGAGCGAATCGGACATGTGGGGCGCGACCCCGTATGACCAACTGCTGTGCCGCATCGACTTCAAGGGCATGCGCTACGACGGCCTGTACACTGCGCCGGGCACCGATAAATCCCTGAGTTTCCCGGGTTCCCTGGGCGGGATGAACTGGGGCAGCATCTCCACCGACCCGGTGCACGGCTTCATCTTCGTCAACGACATGCGCCTGGGCCTGTGGATCCAGATGATCCCGTCGCAGAACAAAGGCCAGGCGGCTGGCGGTGGCGAAGCGTTGAATACCGGGATGGGCGCGGTGCCGCTCAAGGGCACGCCGTATGCGGTGAACAAAAACCGCTTCCTTTCGGTGGCCGGCATTCCTTGCCAGGCACCGCCGTTCGGCACCCTGACCGCGATCGACATGAAGACTCAAAAGGTCGCCTGGCAAGTGCCGGTGGGCACCGTTGAAGACACCGGTCCCCTGGGCATCCGCATGCACCTGCCAATCAAGGTTGGCCTGCCGACCCTCGGCGGCACCCTGTCGACCCAGGGTGGCCTGATCTTCATCGCCGGGACCCAGGACTTCTACCTGCGTGCCTTTAATAGCGGCAATGGCGAAGAAGTGTGGAAAGCCCGCCTGCCGGTGGGCAGCCAGGGCGGCCCGATGACCTACGTCTCGCCGAAGACCGGCAAGCAGTACGTGGTGATCACCGCCGGTGGCGCACGTCAGTCGACCGATCGCGGTGACTATGTGATGGCTTACGCCCTGCCGTAA